The Polymorphobacter megasporae genome window below encodes:
- a CDS encoding DUF445 domain-containing protein produces the protein MAFTPFVLPSTPFHRMRLLATLLLVAMAAVFAFATWARGAYPDVAGLGYLRAFAEASLVGGLADWFAVTALFRHPLGLPIPHTAIIPTNKDRIGDSLAAFLKDNFLTPAVMARRMEGFDVAAGLARWLSTPSSGAAGGPTGRLRRALTGLVARFVGALDDEVVAQLLAVTVTDQLRTTAVAPGIGRFLGSLVADGRHEAVIERVVIAGLDLLDTHEADIHAAVAERSGKWVPAWVDEKISTGIIDAVRARLLAMSDAATVHARRDREAVMSDFRERRAAMEAPARLGAQAVALPAPPPNGGLGREHPDRIAITGWLTRLSTDLQNSGSSVAGKVEAAKLDLLDSPATAGLFASLWDTIKGFLADGARPGSEKRAETTSRFAAELGGVITANPVLADALNTLARRAVVSVVATYGASVVRLVSDTIRSWDAGTVTDKLEQAVGRDLQYIRINGTVIGGLIGLAIHAVEVLV, from the coding sequence ATGGCCTTCACGCCGTTCGTCCTCCCGTCGACGCCGTTCCACCGCATGCGGTTGCTGGCGACGCTGTTGCTCGTCGCGATGGCGGCGGTCTTCGCCTTCGCGACCTGGGCGCGCGGGGCTTATCCCGATGTCGCCGGGCTCGGCTATCTCCGCGCCTTTGCCGAGGCATCGCTCGTCGGCGGGCTCGCCGACTGGTTCGCGGTGACCGCGCTGTTCCGCCACCCGCTCGGGCTGCCGATTCCGCACACTGCGATCATCCCGACCAACAAGGACCGGATCGGCGACAGCCTCGCCGCCTTCCTCAAGGATAATTTCCTTACCCCCGCGGTCATGGCGCGGCGGATGGAAGGGTTCGACGTCGCCGCCGGGCTCGCGCGCTGGCTGTCGACGCCGTCGAGCGGCGCGGCGGGCGGCCCGACCGGGCGACTGCGGCGTGCGCTGACCGGGCTCGTCGCGCGTTTCGTCGGCGCGCTCGACGACGAGGTCGTCGCGCAATTGCTCGCGGTCACCGTCACCGACCAGCTGCGCACGACCGCGGTCGCTCCCGGTATCGGGCGCTTCCTCGGCAGCCTCGTTGCCGATGGCCGCCACGAAGCGGTGATCGAGCGTGTCGTCATCGCCGGGCTCGACCTGCTCGACACCCACGAAGCCGATATCCACGCCGCCGTCGCCGAACGCTCGGGAAAATGGGTCCCGGCGTGGGTCGACGAGAAGATCTCGACCGGCATCATCGACGCGGTCCGCGCGCGGCTGCTGGCGATGTCCGACGCCGCGACGGTCCACGCCCGCCGCGACCGCGAGGCGGTGATGTCCGACTTCCGCGAGCGCCGCGCGGCAATGGAAGCTCCGGCACGTCTCGGCGCGCAGGCGGTCGCGCTCCCCGCGCCGCCGCCGAACGGCGGGCTCGGCCGCGAGCATCCCGACCGAATTGCGATCACCGGCTGGCTGACGCGACTGTCGACCGACCTGCAAAACTCAGGCAGCAGCGTCGCGGGCAAGGTCGAGGCGGCGAAGCTCGACTTGCTCGACTCGCCTGCGACCGCCGGCCTGTTTGCGTCGCTGTGGGACACGATCAAGGGCTTCCTCGCCGACGGTGCACGTCCAGGCAGCGAGAAGCGCGCCGAAACGACCTCGCGCTTCGCCGCCGAGCTGGGCGGGGTCATCACCGCCAACCCGGTCCTCGCCGACGCGCTCAACACGCTGGCCCGCCGCGCGGTCGTCAGCGTCGTCGCGACCTATGGCGCGAGCGTCGTCCGGCTGGTCAGCGACACGATCCGGTCGTGGGACGCGGGCACGGTGACCGACAAGCTCGAACAGGCGGTCGGTCGCGACCTCCAGTATATCCGCATCAACGGCACCGTCATCGGCGGGCTGATCGGGCTGGCGATCCACGCGGTCGAGGTGCTGGTCTAG
- a CDS encoding winged helix-turn-helix transcriptional regulator codes for MTEPAAADLAASSADKLIGTDPELDALVTAIIGRVADKWTMLVIETLDVNGRMRFTRLSDAIGGISQKMLTKTLRAMEADGLVTRTVHPVVPPRVDYELTELGRSLGEAFCGVWQWAEANRATIIAAREAFTAKTCD; via the coding sequence ATGACCGAGCCCGCCGCCGCCGACCTCGCCGCCAGCAGTGCCGACAAGTTGATCGGCACCGACCCCGAACTCGACGCGCTGGTGACCGCGATCATCGGGCGCGTCGCCGACAAATGGACGATGCTCGTCATCGAGACACTCGACGTGAATGGGCGGATGCGCTTCACCCGGCTGAGCGACGCGATCGGCGGGATCAGCCAGAAGATGCTGACCAAGACGTTGCGCGCGATGGAGGCCGACGGGCTGGTGACGCGCACCGTCCACCCCGTCGTCCCGCCGCGCGTCGACTACGAACTGACCGAACTTGGGCGCAGCCTGGGGGAAGCGTTTTGCGGGGTGTGGCAATGGGCGGAGGCGAACCGCGCGACGATCATCGCGGCGCGCGAAGCGTTTACCGCAAAAACTTGCGACTGA
- a CDS encoding ketopantoate reductase family protein produces MPAPSASVPSSLRIAIVGAGQIGSTFARQLARAGHDVAVVARPGSVRLAQLQRDGAIVDSGGGRAGVRVFDRLDATIAYDLVIVTLLAHQVDAVIPDLQRSAAACVQFMGNMFDPDRLRHAIGAERCAFGMPFVQAMLDGNGRLTATIGAGGQKTIIGRHESVDVFNAADLPAVLEPDMPLWLRCHAPLCIAFQSISIAGVRRNGGASWTEALVLARGVHACFALIERLGFPVYPRSKRLMARSPAAGLAAVLWAMSRIRSFRDLLATGKSECVALVDMIAAAGAGIAAPDLVARIVAMKPGG; encoded by the coding sequence ATGCCTGCGCCCTCTGCTTCCGTGCCGTCTTCGCTGCGGATCGCGATCGTCGGTGCCGGGCAGATCGGCAGCACCTTCGCACGCCAGCTCGCCCGCGCCGGTCACGATGTCGCCGTCGTCGCGCGCCCGGGGTCGGTGCGGTTGGCGCAGCTGCAGCGCGACGGCGCGATCGTCGATAGCGGCGGCGGGCGGGCGGGTGTCCGCGTCTTCGATCGCCTCGATGCGACGATCGCCTACGATCTCGTCATCGTCACGCTGCTCGCGCATCAGGTCGACGCGGTCATCCCCGACCTGCAGCGGAGCGCGGCGGCGTGCGTCCAGTTCATGGGCAATATGTTCGATCCCGATCGCCTGCGCCACGCGATCGGGGCCGAGCGCTGCGCCTTCGGGATGCCGTTCGTCCAGGCGATGCTCGACGGCAACGGCCGGCTCACCGCGACGATCGGTGCGGGCGGGCAGAAGACGATCATCGGGCGGCACGAGTCGGTCGACGTGTTCAACGCCGCCGACCTGCCCGCCGTTCTCGAACCCGACATGCCGCTGTGGCTCCGCTGCCATGCCCCGCTGTGCATCGCGTTCCAAAGCATTTCGATCGCCGGGGTGCGGCGCAACGGCGGCGCGTCATGGACCGAAGCGCTCGTCCTCGCACGCGGTGTCCACGCGTGCTTCGCGCTGATCGAAAGGCTCGGCTTCCCGGTCTATCCGCGATCGAAACGGCTGATGGCGCGATCACCGGCGGCGGGGCTGGCGGCGGTACTATGGGCGATGTCGCGCATCCGCTCGTTCCGTGACCTGCTGGCGACGGGGAAGTCCGAGTGTGTCGCGCTGGTCGATATGATCGCGGCAGCGGGAGCAGGAATTGCGGCGCCGGACCTCGTGGCGAGGATCGTGGCAATGAAGCCGGGCGGCTGA
- a CDS encoding choice-of-anchor tandem repeat GloVer-containing protein produces MVSFNGANGSGSRAALIADGAGNFYGTTSSGGASSKGTVFELSAGGALTTLASFDGTNGRAPYAGLTADAAGNLYGTTFIGGAASFGGTVFKLSASGTLTTLANFGGSNGLRPQAGLIADAAGNLYGTTSQGGASGYGTVFKVSNTGALTTLVDFDGTNGSASQAGLIADAAGNVYGTTKSGGAFSAGDVFKLSASGTLTTLVSFDDDSSGGYPLAGLVADAAGNLYGTTSDAGPSGYGTVFKLSASGTLTTLASFDDAANGAFAQGGLIADAAGNLYGTTSQGGASGWGTVFKVSASGVLTTLVSFDGTNGKGSFGGLIADAAGNLYGTTYTGGDSDKGTVFKLSDAGFVVSVGGVPEPASWAMMIAGFGLLGASARRRRLPVAA; encoded by the coding sequence TTGGTCAGCTTCAACGGCGCCAACGGCTCAGGTTCCCGAGCCGCCCTGATCGCCGATGGGGCAGGCAATTTCTATGGCACGACCAGTTCGGGCGGCGCTTCGTCCAAGGGCACTGTGTTCGAGCTGTCGGCCGGCGGGGCGCTGACGACACTGGCAAGCTTCGACGGCACCAACGGCAGAGCTCCCTATGCCGGTCTGACCGCCGACGCGGCCGGCAACCTCTATGGCACGACCTTCATAGGCGGCGCTGCCAGCTTTGGCGGCACCGTGTTCAAGCTGTCGGCCAGTGGCACACTAACGACGCTGGCAAATTTCGGCGGTAGCAACGGCCTCCGTCCCCAAGCCGGCCTGATCGCCGACGCGGCCGGCAATCTGTATGGCACGACCTCCCAGGGTGGCGCTTCGGGCTATGGCACGGTGTTCAAAGTGTCGAACACCGGCGCGCTGACGACGCTGGTCGACTTCGACGGCACGAACGGCTCGGCATCCCAAGCCGGCCTCATCGCCGACGCGGCCGGCAATGTCTATGGCACGACCAAAAGCGGCGGCGCTTTTAGTGCAGGCGACGTGTTCAAGCTGTCGGCCAGCGGCACGCTGACGACGCTGGTTAGCTTCGACGACGACTCCAGCGGCGGCTATCCCCTCGCCGGCCTGGTCGCCGACGCGGCGGGCAATCTCTACGGCACGACCAGCGACGCCGGCCCGTCGGGTTATGGCACCGTGTTCAAACTGTCGGCCAGTGGCACGCTGACGACGCTGGCAAGCTTTGACGACGCCGCCAACGGCGCGTTTGCCCAAGGCGGCCTGATCGCCGACGCGGCCGGCAATCTCTATGGCACGACCTCCCAAGGTGGCGCTTCGGGCTGGGGCACCGTATTCAAGGTGTCGGCCAGCGGCGTGCTGACGACGCTGGTCAGCTTCGACGGCACCAACGGCAAAGGTTCGTTTGGCGGCTTGATCGCCGACGCGGCCGGCAATCTCTATGGCACGACCTACACGGGCGGCGATTCGGACAAAGGCACCGTGTTCAAATTGTCGGACGCCGGCTTTGTCGTGAGTGTCGGCGGCGTGCCCGAACCCGCGTCCTGGGCGATGATGATCGCTGGCTTCGGCCTCCTCGGTGCCTCCGCCCGGCGTCGGCGGCTGCCCGTCGCCGCCTGA
- a CDS encoding pyridoxal phosphate-dependent aminotransferase, translating to MSFFSIAIDRIQPSPTLAVTRRALELKAAGHDVIGLGAGEPDFDTPDFVKEAAIAAIRAGQTKYTAVDGTPELKDAIRAKFLRDNGLTYGADQITVNSGGKHTIFNAMIATLDPGDEVVIPAPYWVSYPDIVLLAGATPVIVPCGSEAAYKMTPEQLDAAITPKTKWLIFNSPSNPTGAAYTKAELRAIADVLVRHPHVWILADDMYEHIVYDDFEFATLAEVEPALYERTLTVNGASKAYAMTGWRIGFAGGPAPLIKAIAKIQSQSTSNPCSISMAATVAALNGDQSFLIERNAAFKVRRDLVVAGLNAIPGLHCPTPEGAFYVYPDCAGLIGRKTPEGKTLTDDEAVTAYFLDTEGVAVVQGAAFGGSPAFRISYATSDALLTEACKRIARAVDRLV from the coding sequence ATGTCATTCTTCTCCATTGCCATCGACCGCATCCAGCCGTCGCCGACGCTCGCCGTCACGCGCCGCGCGCTCGAATTGAAGGCAGCGGGACACGACGTCATCGGGCTTGGCGCGGGCGAGCCCGACTTCGACACCCCCGACTTCGTCAAGGAGGCGGCGATCGCGGCGATCCGCGCCGGGCAAACCAAGTACACCGCGGTCGACGGCACGCCCGAATTGAAGGACGCGATCCGCGCCAAGTTCCTGCGCGACAACGGGCTGACGTACGGCGCCGACCAGATCACGGTGAACTCGGGCGGCAAGCACACGATCTTCAACGCGATGATCGCGACGCTCGACCCGGGCGACGAGGTCGTCATTCCCGCGCCGTACTGGGTCAGCTACCCCGACATCGTGTTGCTCGCGGGGGCGACTCCGGTGATCGTGCCGTGCGGCAGCGAGGCGGCGTACAAGATGACGCCTGAACAGCTCGACGCCGCGATCACGCCGAAGACCAAGTGGCTGATCTTCAACTCGCCGTCGAACCCGACCGGGGCGGCGTACACCAAGGCCGAACTCCGCGCGATCGCCGACGTGCTGGTGCGCCACCCGCACGTCTGGATCCTCGCCGACGACATGTACGAGCACATCGTCTACGACGACTTCGAATTCGCCACCCTCGCCGAGGTCGAACCCGCGCTGTACGAGCGCACGCTGACGGTCAACGGCGCGTCGAAGGCGTATGCGATGACCGGCTGGCGGATCGGTTTCGCGGGCGGCCCCGCCCCGCTGATCAAGGCGATCGCCAAGATCCAGTCGCAGTCGACGTCGAACCCGTGCTCGATCTCGATGGCGGCGACGGTCGCGGCACTGAACGGCGACCAGTCGTTCCTGATCGAGCGCAACGCCGCGTTCAAGGTCCGCCGCGACCTCGTCGTCGCCGGATTGAACGCGATCCCCGGCCTCCACTGCCCGACGCCCGAGGGCGCGTTCTACGTCTACCCCGACTGCGCCGGGCTGATCGGGCGCAAGACCCCCGAGGGCAAGACCCTGACCGACGACGAAGCGGTCACCGCCTACTTCCTCGACACCGAGGGCGTCGCCGTCGTCCAGGGCGCAGCGTTCGGCGGCTCGCCCGCCTTCCGCATCAGCTACGCGACGAGCGACGCGCTGCTGACCGAGGCGTGCAAGCGCATCGCGCGCGCGGTCGACCGGCTGGTTTAG
- a CDS encoding SDR family oxidoreductase — MKTSGNTILITGGGSGIGRGLAEAFAANGNTVIVAGRRRSALDDVVAANPNITAIELDVADPASIAAVVPALLRDFPALDAVIHNAGIAKVEKVVDGDIADAEATIATNVLGPIRLTAALLPHLLAQPSATILTVTSGLAFVPLASSPTYSASKAALHSYTESLRHQLAATSIEVLEIAPPYVQTELGGPQQATDPMAMPLADFIAETIKIITGGATAEVIVDRCRPLRDAEAKGQYAATFAMVNAMHG, encoded by the coding sequence ATGAAGACCAGCGGCAACACCATTCTCATCACCGGCGGCGGCAGCGGCATCGGGCGCGGGCTCGCCGAGGCGTTCGCCGCCAACGGCAACACCGTCATCGTCGCCGGGCGGCGGCGGAGCGCGCTCGACGACGTCGTCGCAGCGAACCCGAATATCACCGCGATCGAGCTCGACGTCGCCGACCCGGCGTCGATCGCGGCGGTCGTTCCCGCCCTGCTGCGCGACTTCCCCGCGCTCGACGCGGTGATCCACAATGCCGGGATCGCGAAGGTTGAGAAGGTCGTCGATGGCGACATTGCCGATGCCGAGGCGACGATCGCGACGAACGTCCTCGGGCCGATCCGGCTGACCGCGGCGCTGCTGCCGCACCTGCTCGCCCAGCCGTCGGCGACGATCCTCACCGTGACGTCGGGGCTGGCGTTCGTCCCGCTCGCGTCGTCACCGACGTACAGCGCGAGCAAGGCGGCGCTCCATTCGTACACCGAGTCGCTGCGCCACCAGCTCGCGGCGACGTCGATCGAGGTGCTCGAAATCGCCCCGCCGTACGTCCAGACCGAGCTCGGCGGGCCGCAGCAGGCGACCGACCCGATGGCGATGCCGCTCGCTGACTTCATCGCCGAGACGATAAAGATCATCACCGGCGGCGCGACCGCCGAGGTTATCGTCGATCGCTGCCGCCCCTTGCGCGATGCCGAGGCGAAGGGTCAGTATGCGGCAACGTTCGCGATGGTCAACGCGATGCACGGGTAA